TTATCCTGAAGGAAATATGGCTGTGTCGCGGTGTCGATTTTGACTCTGGACTGTGGACTCTGGACTGTGGACCCTGGACTCTGGACCCTGGACTCTGGACTCTGTTGCGATTTTTTCCATCTTCCTGTAAAAGTCACGGACAGCCCTGTAGGATGACGCTTTCCCCTGAGCCTCGAACTCCTCCAGAAGCTTTTTCTGCTTCCGGCCCAGACTCCTGGGGACTTCCACCATAGCTCTCACGTACTGATCGCCACGCCCGGAACCATGCAGGTTGGGAATTCCCTTACCTTTGAGGTGGAAGACCTGGCCGGGCTGGGTCCCGGCCGGAATTTTCAGATCCAGGGTGCCCTCCAGGGTGGGGATCAGGATAGTCCCTCCAAGAACAGCGGTCTCAATCCTCAAGGGAACATCGCATAGGATGTTGTTTCCCTCCCGCACGAAAAGAGGATGGGGCTCAACTTCCAGGAGAACAAACAGATCGCCCGGATCGCCGCCTGCCAGGCCGCTGTCCCCCTCCCCCTGGAGCCTCAGCCGTGTCCCGTTGTCTACCCCGTGGGGTATCCGTACGGTCAGGGCCTTCTGGCCGCGCATCCGTCCCTTGCCGTTGCACCGCCGGCAGGGGTGCTCAACAATGCTGCCCGTTCCGCTGCAGTTGGGACATGGCCTGGACATGGTAAAAAAGGCCTGCTGGTAGCGGACTTCACCAAGGCCGGAGCAGACCTTGCATTCAACCGGGCTGTAGCCCGGCTCCACACCATCCCCCATGCACTGATCGCATTGTTCCATGTTGGGATATTGTATCTCCTTCTCGGCTCCGAACGCGGCTTCCTCGAAGGTGATGTGAAGACGGTACCTGAGATCCTGCCCACGGATCCCGGAGGACCTGCGTCCGGATCGTCCGCCTCCGAAAAAATCCTGAAAGAGGTCTGAAAAGAGGTCGGCAAAGGACCCTCCGAAATCGAACCCTCCGGAAAAGCCTCCATTTCCTGAAAGGCCCGCGTGCCCGAACTGATCATATATTCCCCGCTTCTCGCTGTCGGAAAGAATCGCGTAGGCCTCACTGAGTTCCTTGAATTTCTCCTCCGCCTGTTTGTCGCCGGAGTTGCGGTCGGGATGATACTCGATGGCAAGCCGCCGATATGCCTTCTTTATTTCCTCTGTGTCTGCGTCGCGAGAGACATCCAGAGTCTCGTAGTAGTCCCTTTTTCCCATAACCTATTTCTCTTCATCCTGTTTGGGGGCGGTGGGTTTTCCACCGGACACGTGGACCATGGATGGCCGAACAACTTTACCCTTGAACCTGTATCCCCTCTGGAGTTCGTTGACCACCGTGCCTTCCTCATGATCCTTTGACGGAAGTACGCCGACAGCCTCATGGATGTTGGGGTCAAACGGCTCTCCAACGGGCGACAGCCGTTCGAGTCCGCACTTTTCCAGAACGCCTCTGAGCTGCCCGGTGATCATACGCACCCCCTCCAGGATGCTCCCGGAGGGGAGGGTGGCCTCCTCTGATTCCAGGGCCCTTTCCAAATTGTCCAGAATGGGCAGGAGATCATGGACCAGGCGTTCATTGGCGTAGCAGACCA
The Deltaproteobacteria bacterium genome window above contains:
- the dnaJ gene encoding molecular chaperone DnaJ, encoding MGKRDYYETLDVSRDADTEEIKKAYRRLAIEYHPDRNSGDKQAEEKFKELSEAYAILSDSEKRGIYDQFGHAGLSGNGGFSGGFDFGGSFADLFSDLFQDFFGGGRSGRRSSGIRGQDLRYRLHITFEEAAFGAEKEIQYPNMEQCDQCMGDGVEPGYSPVECKVCSGLGEVRYQQAFFTMSRPCPNCSGTGSIVEHPCRRCNGKGRMRGQKALTVRIPHGVDNGTRLRLQGEGDSGLAGGDPGDLFVLLEVEPHPLFVREGNNILCDVPLRIETAVLGGTILIPTLEGTLDLKIPAGTQPGQVFHLKGKGIPNLHGSGRGDQYVRAMVEVPRSLGRKQKKLLEEFEAQGKASSYRAVRDFYRKMEKIATESRVQGPESRVHSPESTVQSQNRHRDTAIFPSG
- the grpE gene encoding nucleotide exchange factor GrpE translates to MKHRDNDSRDAALEELSPDENQEEKEPVSAGESEDAPLVTVPLSEYKELVEKTAEYKDLYLRTAADFDNYRKRMTREREDLVCYANERLVHDLLPILDNLERALESEEATLPSGSILEGVRMITGQLRGVLEKCGLERLSPVGEPFDPNIHEAVGVLPSKDHEEGTVVNELQRGYRFKGKVVRPSMVHVSGGKPTAPKQDEEK